The following is a genomic window from Spirosoma agri.
CGCGTAATGACTTCTTCGCGCGACTGACCCGATACGATCAGTTTTGCGATCATGGAATCGTAGTTGGGCGGAATGGTGTAGCCGGTGTAGACGTGACTGTCTACGCGAACGCCATGCCCGCCGGGTATGTGCAGGACCGTAATTTTGCCGGGCGATGGCCGGAAACCGTTGGCTGGATCTTCCGCGTTGATACGGCACTCCATTGCGTACAGCTTCGGCGTGTAGTTGCGACCCGAGATTTCGGCCCCGGCGGCTACCTTGATCTGCTCTTTGATCAAATCGAAATCCGTTACTTCTTCCGTAATCGGGTGTTCGACCTGAATCCGGGTATTCATTTCCATGAAGAAAAACTCCCCGTGCTTGTCGACCAGAAACTCAACTGTTCCGGCTCCTTCGTAGCCAATGGCCTGAGCACCTTTGATGGCTGCTTCGCCCATACGCTCCCGAAGCTCCTGCGAAACAATGGGTGACGGGGTTTCTTCGACTAATTTCTGGTGCCGACGCTGAATTGAACAGTCACGCTCAGAGAGGTGGCATACTTTACCAAACTGATCACCCACGATCTGAATTTCGATGTGGCGGGGTTCTTCAACAAATTTTTCCAGATATAGGCCATCGTTACCAAATGCCGCGCCGGCTTCGGTACGGGCATCATTCCAGGCTTTTTCGAACTCATCCTCTGCCCGAATGATCCGCATACCCCGGCCACCACCACCGGCCGTTGCCTTGACAATGACGGGATAGCCCATTTCTGCCGATAATTTCTTTCCTTCTTCGATCGATTCGAGCAGGCCGTCGGAGCCGGGAATGACCGGAACACCAGCCGCTCGCATGGTCGCTTTGGCCGTGGCTTTATCGCCCATACCATTGATCTGCTCAGCGGTAGCTCCGATAAACTTGATGCCATAATCAGCGCAGATCTGCGAGAATTCAGCGTTCTCAGACAGAAATCCGTAGCCGGGGTGAATGGCGTCAGCTCCGGTCACTTCGGCGGCCGAAATGATATTGGGAATACTTAGGTAGGATAGCTTGCTCACCGGAGGACCGATGCAAACGGCCTCATCCGCGAAGCGTACGTGCAGACTGTCGCGGTCAGCCGTCGAAAACACGGCTACCGTTTTGATACCCATCTCGCGGCACGTCCGAATAATCCGCAGCGCGATCTCTCCCCGGTTGGCGATTAATATTTTTTTGAACATGGTCTAAATGAGCGAATGAGTGAGTGTGTGATTGAGTGAATGACTTCTGAAAAGCTATTCACTCAATCACACACTCACTCATTCACCAATTAAATTAAATAGGTTCTACCAAAAACAGCGGCTGATCGTATTCTACCGGAGTAGCATTCTCAACAAGCACTTTTACGATCCGGCCAGATACCTCTGACTCGATTTCGTTGAACAGCTTCATCGCTTCGATAATGCAGACCACTTTCCCTTCCGTCACGCTATCACCGATCTCAACGAACGAAGGCGTTTCGGGTGTAGACGACCGATAGAAGGTACCGATCATTGGTGATTTGATGGTAATATAATTCGACGTATCAGCTTTGGGAGTAGCAACAACCGCCGGAGCAGCTGCTGCAGTCTGTGGCGCTGGTGCGGGAGCTGCAGCTGTAGCGACAGGTGCCGGTGCTGGCGCAACTGGTGTGGGAGCAGCAACGGGAGCACCCGCACCGTACCGTTTTACGCTGATCTTGAGATCGGTCGTTTCAATATTTACCTCATCCAAACCTGACTGAGAAATGAAATCGATGAGTTGTTGAATGTCTTGTGTGTTCATAGGTTTCGAATGCTGACCGGATCGCCGGAGCGGTGATGAGTACGAATTGTGAATAGGTAAATGACAAGCTTCGTAGTGAACTCGTCATTCATCACTCAAAAACTTATTTCACGCGTTCTACGTAGTCTCGTGTGCGGGTATCGACCCGAATTTTTTCACCCGATTCAATGAAGAGAGGTACCATGATTTTAGCACCGGACTCCACTTCAACCCGCTTTTTGGGGCTATTGGCCGTGTCGCCCTTGATACCGGGTTCAGCGTATGTCACTTCCAGCTCAACGAACGGTGGTAATTCGCACGTAAGCGGAACCTCCGTTTCGGCATTGATCAGAATCTCAACTTCCTGTCCTTCTTTCATCAGATCAGCGCCGTCAATGAGCTTGCCGTCGATATTTATCTGATCAAACGACTCCTGGTCCATAAAGTTATAGCCCGTTTCGTCTTTGTAAAGGTATTGAAATTTTCGGCGTTCCACCCGAACCGGATAGACCGTTACGCCCGAGTTGAACGTATTGTCGATCACCCGACCTGTTGTTAGGCTTTTCAGCTTGGTACGCACGAAAGCCGCACCTTTTCCGGGCTTAACGTGTTGAAAGTCAGTAATCTGAAAGAGATCGTTGTTGAAGCTCAAGACTAATCCGTTGCGGATGTCTGCGGTCGTTGCCATGTTGAAATTGTATGATGTAAAAGTATGATGTATGATAAAGTTGCAACAGGTGTTATCCCTACTTTTATCATAGATCATCTGTGAAAATTAATAGGCCCACTTCACGTAAGCGGCTCCCCAGGTAAATCCACCACCAAAAGCCGCCAATACAAGGTTGTCCCCTTTTTTTAACTGGGACTCATAGTCAAACAGACAAAGCGGAATCGTGGCAGCGGTGGTGTTGCCGTATCGATGAATATTCATCATAACTTTGTCGGCCTCAATGCCCATGCGGTGCGCCGTGGCGTCGATGATCCGTTTATTGGCCTGGTGTGGTACTAACCAGGCTACATCGCTGCCCGCCAGGTTATTCCGCTCCATAATCTCCGCCGAGACATCGGCCATATTCTTAACCGCAAATTTAAACACAGCGGGACCGTCCTGATAAACGTAATGCGAGCGTTTCTCGACCGTTTCGTGCGTGGGTGGGTACCGGCTGCCGCCTGCTTTCTGATACAAATGGTTTTGCCCAACGCCATCCGATTTGATGATCGAATCGAGGATGCCTAATCCGTCTTCATTCGGTTCAAGCATAACGGCACCGGCTCCATCGCCGAACAGAACGCAGGTAGCGCGATCGGTATAGTCGATAATGGCCGACATCTTGTCTGCACCGACAATAACTATTTTCTTGTACTTACCGGTTTCAATAAACTGCGAACCAATGGTCAGGGCATACACAAAGCCTGAGCAGGCGGCCTGAATATCGAAACTGCCAATATTGCGGATACCAACCATGTCGCAGATCAGGTTTGCCGTCCCCGGAAACACGTAGTCTGGGGTGGTGGTGGCACAGATGAGCAGATCGACTTCTTCGGGTTTGATACTTAATTTTTCGAGCAAACCTGCCACGGCTTTTGCCCCCATATGCGACGAGCCCATACCCTCGCCCTTCAGAATGTGCCGCTCCTTAATGCCCGTACGGCTTGTAATCCATTCATCGTTTGTATCAACCATGCGCTCCAGTTCGGCGTTGGTCAGCACATAGTCGGGAACATAGCCGTAGACTCCTGTTATGGCAGCTTTACTCATAAGTCGGTAGTAAGAAAAGTGTGCGGTTTACAGTTTCCGGTTTATTTACCTGCCATTAAGAAAACTGTAGACCAAAACCAATACGGCGGACCGTTGTAAACTAACTGAGAGCCTGTGCAATCTTTGTATACGCGTCGGATTCTACCTGTCGGATGGCCAGACCAATCATGTTTTTGATGGCCAATGGCGACGAAATGCCGTGAGCAATGATTACGTTGCCATTAACGCCCAGAATGGGACTGCCGCCAACAGATTCGTAATTCGTTTTGTCCAGAAATCCATCACGAATACCCCGCTCGGCGGCCATCGTATAGAACGACTCACCCAGTTTGAACATCGTGTTACCCGTGAAGCCATCCGTGACAATGACATCTGCTTTTCCGGCGAAGAAATCTCCACCCTCAATGTTGCCAACGAAATTGATTTTACGACTGTCTTTGAGCAACTGATGCGCAGCCTGAGCTACCAGCGATCCTTTCTGCTCTTCAGTGCCGATATTCATCAGTGCCACTCGCGGGCGTTCGATGCCAAAGGTGTATTGGGCATAAATAGAGCCGACCTCGCCGAATTGGGCCAGCATCTCAGGTTTACAGTCAGCATTGGCACCAATGTCAAGCATAACGGCGTAACCGCCCGTAATTTGTGGTACAAAACCAGCTATACAAGGCCGTAGAATGCCCTCGATGGATTTGATGCTGAATAAGGCACCAACGTGCATGGCTCCCGTATTTCCAGCGCTACAGAACGCATTGACCTGACCGTCTTTCAAAAGCTTAAACCCAACTCCGATGCTGGAATTGGGTTTTTGGGAGAGCGCTTTGGTTGGGTGCTCACTCATTTCTATGACGTCATCAGCGTTGACCAATTCAACATTGGCAACGGCCTCTGCACCGTGTTTGCGGATTAATTCCTGCACAAGGGACTGCTTGCCTATCAGCACGATAGTTACGTTTTCCGGCAATTCAGCAGCGGCCATCATAACCCCTTCTACAATTGCCTCGGGAGCGAAATCGCCACCCATTGCGTCCACTGCAATTTTCATTGACTCCGTTTGTTCAATACCTCCCAGCTAAACTGGCTTGCAAAAAATATGCGTAAAAATAGGGAGGTGGCGGGCAATAAAAAAGTATTTCGCGTTCATCTTCAGGAAGACGTCAGCGAAATACTCTTTATAACTGAATGACAATTAGGCTGTTTTAGCGTAATTCTCAATGATAATTTGTCCTTTGTAAAATAAGTTGCCCTCGAAAACGTGGGCATGGTGCCGCTCATGGACTTCGCCGGTTTGGGCATCAGTCGAGAGGGTTACGGCCGTAGCCTTGTAGTGCGTTCTGCGCTTATCGCGCCGGGTGCTGGAGTGGCGTCGTTTGGGGTGTGCCATTTTGTTTAGTTATAAAGTTGTCTAGTTGCTCTAGCTGTAAAGTTGACAATTGCGGTTGTTATCGTGCTGATAAGGCGGCAACGGCCAGTTCTACGGTCAAATTAATTATCATTCAATTTACGAAGGGCCGCCCAGCGCGGGTCTATCGGCGGCTGGTTGTTTTCGTCAGTCATTTCATCATCAGAGCGGTAGATTAATTTACCATTCTGCTCATCGTCGCTACCGTCATCCTCATCCCGAAAACGGGGATGCAACCGTTTCATTGGCAGCGACAGGATGATGAACTCGAAGATGTAACGGGCAACATTGATTGTCGCCGTGTTACGTTCAATAAGTTCGATTTCATCGCTCAACTCCTCATTATGATCACCGAACTTAAGCAGCATCGTCTGCTGCGTGTCGACCAGCTCATCGTACTCATCGAGGCTCCGGTCGCAGGTTTGCTCAACAGTGCCCGTGATGTGAAGATCCAGCCGGATCATCGTCTCCGACTTATCCAGAATGAGGTGCGTCTGAACGTTGCCTTTCGGAATCAGGTCCTGGTCCAGCGCAGCAAAAAACGCGTCGTCCGACGTGAAGTCGTACTCGTATCGTTTCTTTTCAAGACCGACAATGTTGATGTCGTATGCGCGTAATGTGTTCACCTCGTATCTCCTCCGCTCCGGTGGCCCGGTCCAAAAATAAGACCGCAAAGGTACGAAACGTTTGTTAATCAGGAAAGTGGTATACTGAAAAAAGGTTGACAGTTTAACCGAAAGACCTGGATTTTCGGAGATTTGGGTGTATATTCTCCTGATTGCCGCCGAATATGCTATGTTACTTACCGTTGTTACCGTCACTACGTTCGCCGTCCTGATCCGAATTGTGGCCAATCCGCTGTCGAATGTGTTTCAGAAACAGCTCACTCATCGGGCTGCGGATCCCCTGTTTGTCATATCAGCTACGTATGGCTTTCTGGCGCTGGTTTGTCTGGCGTTCTGGTCACAGCTTCGCTTCGCCGGGCTACCGGTCGCGTTCTGGTCGTGTATGCTGGTGGTGGGGCTGTTTGCCATGATCGGTAACGTATTTCTGGTCAAGGCGCTTCATCTCGGCGATCTGTCGGTATTGGGACCGATCAATGCCTATAAATCGGTGGTGGGGCTTATCGTCGGTATCTTTTTGCTGAACGAGATTCCGCGCTGGTGGGGACTGGTGGGTGTTCTACTGATCGTGGTGGGGAGCTATGTGGTACTGGCTACGAAGCAACCGCAAACGGGCTTCTCCTGGCGCCTGTTCCAGCGTCCCGAAGTCAGACTAAGGCTGGCCGCGCTCGTATTTTCCGCCATCGACGGTGCTTTCCTAAAAAAAGCCATTGTGCTGTCAACGCCAACCATTGCGTTCTTTTACTGGTGCTTGTTTGGCTTCGGATTTACGATCATCTGGATAGGGTTTACCCGTCGGGAACGCTGGCGGGAACAGGCAACGCTGCTGGTTTCGCAGAAAAGCACGTACTTCGCTCTATTCCTGACCGTTGGTGTTACGCAGGTAGCGAGTAACATCGCGCTGGCGGGTATGCAGGTGGGTTATGCGCTCGCCCTGTTCCAGACGTCGGCGTTGGTAAGCGTGCTGTTCGGATACCAGTTCTTCAACGAAAAAGGGATCCTTCGTAAGCTCATCGGGGCGGGTATTATGGTGGCCGGAGCCGTGATGATCACTGTTCTTGGCTAAACATCCCGTTGAAAACCGGGTTATAAAGCCTAAGTTTATTGTCTGTTGTCAATCATACCTCACAAAACTACATTGCTGTTATGACTCAATACAAACTTGTCGAGAAACACGACATCGAACACCACAACGAGTATTACGAATTGAGAATTACGCAGGATAATGATCATCCCGAAAGTTTGTTCTTTACGACGAACGAGGAAAATCTGGAAGACGTTGCCA
Proteins encoded in this region:
- the efp gene encoding elongation factor P; protein product: MATTADIRNGLVLSFNNDLFQITDFQHVKPGKGAAFVRTKLKSLTTGRVIDNTFNSGVTVYPVRVERRKFQYLYKDETGYNFMDQESFDQINIDGKLIDGADLMKEGQEVEILINAETEVPLTCELPPFVELEVTYAEPGIKGDTANSPKKRVEVESGAKIMVPLFIESGEKIRVDTRTRDYVERVK
- the accC gene encoding acetyl-CoA carboxylase biotin carboxylase subunit, with translation MFKKILIANRGEIALRIIRTCREMGIKTVAVFSTADRDSLHVRFADEAVCIGPPVSKLSYLSIPNIISAAEVTGADAIHPGYGFLSENAEFSQICADYGIKFIGATAEQINGMGDKATAKATMRAAGVPVIPGSDGLLESIEEGKKLSAEMGYPVIVKATAGGGGRGMRIIRAEDEFEKAWNDARTEAGAAFGNDGLYLEKFVEEPRHIEIQIVGDQFGKVCHLSERDCSIQRRHQKLVEETPSPIVSQELRERMGEAAIKGAQAIGYEGAGTVEFLVDKHGEFFFMEMNTRIQVEHPITEEVTDFDLIKEQIKVAAGAEISGRNYTPKLYAMECRINAEDPANGFRPSPGKITVLHIPGGHGVRVDSHVYTGYTIPPNYDSMIAKLIVSGQSREEVITRMKRALQEFVIEGIKTTIPFHIKLMDDPKFKSGQFTTAFLETFDFSKL
- a CDS encoding DMT family transporter, with amino-acid sequence MLLTVVTVTTFAVLIRIVANPLSNVFQKQLTHRAADPLFVISATYGFLALVCLAFWSQLRFAGLPVAFWSCMLVVGLFAMIGNVFLVKALHLGDLSVLGPINAYKSVVGLIVGIFLLNEIPRWWGLVGVLLIVVGSYVVLATKQPQTGFSWRLFQRPEVRLRLAALVFSAIDGAFLKKAIVLSTPTIAFFYWCLFGFGFTIIWIGFTRRERWREQATLLVSQKSTYFALFLTVGVTQVASNIALAGMQVGYALALFQTSALVSVLFGYQFFNEKGILRKLIGAGIMVAGAVMITVLG
- a CDS encoding YceD family protein, with amino-acid sequence MNTLRAYDINIVGLEKKRYEYDFTSDDAFFAALDQDLIPKGNVQTHLILDKSETMIRLDLHITGTVEQTCDRSLDEYDELVDTQQTMLLKFGDHNEELSDEIELIERNTATINVARYIFEFIILSLPMKRLHPRFRDEDDGSDDEQNGKLIYRSDDEMTDENNQPPIDPRWAALRKLNDN
- the accB gene encoding acetyl-CoA carboxylase biotin carboxyl carrier protein, translated to MNTQDIQQLIDFISQSGLDEVNIETTDLKISVKRYGAGAPVAAPTPVAPAPAPVATAAAPAPAPQTAAAAPAVVATPKADTSNYITIKSPMIGTFYRSSTPETPSFVEIGDSVTEGKVVCIIEAMKLFNEIESEVSGRIVKVLVENATPVEYDQPLFLVEPI
- the plsX gene encoding phosphate acyltransferase PlsX; this encodes MKIAVDAMGGDFAPEAIVEGVMMAAAELPENVTIVLIGKQSLVQELIRKHGAEAVANVELVNADDVIEMSEHPTKALSQKPNSSIGVGFKLLKDGQVNAFCSAGNTGAMHVGALFSIKSIEGILRPCIAGFVPQITGGYAVMLDIGANADCKPEMLAQFGEVGSIYAQYTFGIERPRVALMNIGTEEQKGSLVAQAAHQLLKDSRKINFVGNIEGGDFFAGKADVIVTDGFTGNTMFKLGESFYTMAAERGIRDGFLDKTNYESVGGSPILGVNGNVIIAHGISSPLAIKNMIGLAIRQVESDAYTKIAQALS
- the rpmF gene encoding 50S ribosomal protein L32, producing the protein MAHPKRRHSSTRRDKRRTHYKATAVTLSTDAQTGEVHERHHAHVFEGNLFYKGQIIIENYAKTA
- a CDS encoding beta-ketoacyl-ACP synthase III; the encoded protein is MSKAAITGVYGYVPDYVLTNAELERMVDTNDEWITSRTGIKERHILKGEGMGSSHMGAKAVAGLLEKLSIKPEEVDLLICATTTPDYVFPGTANLICDMVGIRNIGSFDIQAACSGFVYALTIGSQFIETGKYKKIVIVGADKMSAIIDYTDRATCVLFGDGAGAVMLEPNEDGLGILDSIIKSDGVGQNHLYQKAGGSRYPPTHETVEKRSHYVYQDGPAVFKFAVKNMADVSAEIMERNNLAGSDVAWLVPHQANKRIIDATAHRMGIEADKVMMNIHRYGNTTAATIPLCLFDYESQLKKGDNLVLAAFGGGFTWGAAYVKWAY